The Anopheles coluzzii chromosome 2, AcolN3, whole genome shotgun sequence genome window below encodes:
- the LOC120953805 gene encoding inactive rhomboid protein 1-like: protein METGAEYGHAAGIHHHLPPQLAKELSHHHHQQAQQQQQQQQQSSSHHRNHAHQSQQSHHAKLLQQQQQQQQQHQSQPASQPHTLAAWYAGAAASGTLRSASSGRRASYGHNHYGSQQQQQPTLALPPSAVNYHDMADTVSIGSGHSAQRYIEPSHPQQQQQHQQQHALRGETATLGRGSVGGLLIDRHGSTDRFGALDDPLSTACLQPPSPAPSNDHYVMGLPAPGPAGGHHYGTDSGRHYGTIQRRTASPSNIRYRHSLTENYRDISPQCDRYVPPPAHFLGADTYGYLGSNVHTPIKRYVPTPPPQESPYPPLSGAGPTNAKTQALMMSALLGQGAGLHLAGSHRPGGPSNAHPTPSQPYGYAGASSTLPYGFRVKSGAGSSSGPEPTTISPPKGFETPDHHYGTSSSSSSTPMAASSNGSGSLSTPPARVRPPKCPGSTNGAAPPPTAHSTSTLPHGAGHVSRSSSRHSQGSSSVGGVGGLSVSSSTSNGYRMSRTSSAEFLDQPRAASYRVSTPVSVMSEPNAGSNGGSASCLHCSTLRRTTGVHQTTQTTGPISPPPNGGLPEGGCHSVPASPASLTSPQPPAAAGGGIVSSPHAQHQHHLLAAQYGQQAQQQHLPPQVQATIAQSQHSQTYDTEGGVGASPLDGGATIPRNAAKHQFGQSGPARNEPPSMESLLSASSSRSLLMQQQYALQQPLPSQVGGPTANQQQAVAPQQQPPPPSASSLQPPTASSASGTPVMPQPASQPSQQQQSVPPPQQLTSPAEPHASQHLPAAPVPSPQPTAPAVPPPPTLMMSSQQPMSSSPACVPYAMAAHVLPPPPQHAAGSLNDSPASTLQRSSNAQLLRIPQSNLSCKQRAKEYVRRETAKFFGVPIQDEEYERTKWEDRQRRFACRRFGSLRDDYDGREVMVGPGHPGDGGAHHHPHHHHHHHHHGHQPGAPLPPSDRPDILPAQSQDERETELSRRQRANPHYASAQDRQGGDVYLIRAERKPSVPAVICSGLRFLVQSITRRRLRTQHQWSRSFAPAHVELTGTDGADGSEVHCDGLAPLQDGEAFFDTPTAQIGPVERAGGQQLQQVHDNSRQLFVSDGDRATGSGIINGWRTKSAELHHHHQQQQQQQQQQQAAAAQAGQQGQQGAVLQEQAGHGAAGGIYGQRISSHILDGVLDNSLRPVRNRVKLLRPNLLDERYDYRPFFTYWINTVQIVVMILSLICYGFGPIGLGMEYRSAQVLVTSLSLQQVHHQEPRNIWIGLRSADLIHLGAKYGACMRRDTKILDVVSRTRKHERETACCIRNDDSGCVQSSQADCSIRGWPSKTIATWKKWSPGESGPGGRISGSVCGLDPKYCDAPASIAPHEWPDDITKWPICRKNNQLSQRFRFKDHTAEHMVCEVIGHPCCIGVYGECRITTREYCDFVHGYFHEEASLCSQVSCLNDVCGMFHFMAVDYPDQFYRLFTSLLLHAGLIHLIVSVAFQHLLLADLERLIGPLRTAILYIGSGIAGNLTSAIFVPYKAEVGPLPSIAGVLASLMLQLVLCHWKSLKKPHLAMIKLLTLGCTLFGLGTLPLQQNFTGLIAGLLTGIALTLAFVPFVNVTKHSRKSKINLIWTCVTLQFVLYAVMFIIFYAFPTLFESLNFIDGNQLLDPNAGHGYHDHYSLYDGYNNYNPLGGGGAPTGGHTPGGGQHNHAHGSGIGGGGGGNGGNHIIGTYNNNYKSSGGGGGGNVMHNHHDYTAGGGGGGTGGPPNRNVGGAGGSGRGSSAGNNLLKTISLCEKGQCVVRQPRQTDTNA from the exons ATGGAGACCGGTGCGGAGTACGGCCACGCCGCCGGCATCCACCATCATCTGCCCCCGCAGCTCGCCAAGGAGCTgtcccatcaccatcaccaacaagcccagcagcagcagcagcagcagcaacagtcatCGTCACACCATCGTAACCATGCACACCAATCGCAGCAATCGCATCATGCGAAGttgcttcagcagcagcagcagcagcagcagcagcaccaatcCCAACCCGCctcccaaccacacacactggcaGCATGGTACGCTGGTGCGGCGGCCAGTGGGACGCTCCGCTCGGCCAGTTCCGGCCGGCGGGCATCGTACGGCCACAACCACTACGgctcacagcagcagcagcagccgacgCTGGCATTGCCACCGTCGGCAGTCAATTACCACGACATGGCCGACACCGTCTCGATCGGCAGCGGGCACTCGGCACAGCGCTACATCGAACCGTCgcatccgcagcagcagcagcagcatcagcaacaacatGCACTGCGGGGAGAGACCGCGACACTGGGCCGGGGCAGTGTCGGCGGGCTGCTGATCGATCGGCACGGCAGCACGGACCGGTTCGGTGCGCTGGACGATCCGCTCAGCACGGCCTGCCTGCAGCCACCGTCGCCGGCACCGAGCAACGACCACTACGTGATGGGACTGCCAGCGCCCGGGCCGGCCGGCGGCCATCATTACGGCACCGACAGTGGCCGGCACTACGGCACGATCCAGCGCCGTACCGCGAGCCCCTCGAACATCAG GTACCGGCACAGCTTGACGGAGAACTATCGGGACATTTCGCCGCAGTGCGACCGGTACGTACCGCCGCCGGCCCACTTTCTCGGCGCCGACACCTACGGCTACCTCGGCTCGAACGTGCACACGCCGATCAAGCGGTACGTGCCGACGCCACCGCCCCAGGAGTCACCCTATCCGCCGCTGTCCGGCGCCGGCCCCACGAACGCCAAAACGCAAGCCCTCATGATGAGCGCCCTGCTCGGCCAGGGCGCTGGGCTGCATCTGGCCGGTTCCCATCGTCCCGGTGGCCCATCGAACGCGCACCCCACTCCTTCGCAGCCGTATGGGTACGCGGGCGCCAGCAGCACACTGCCGTACGGGTTTCGCGTCAAGAGCGGAGCGGGGAGCAGCAGTGGCCCCGAACCGACCACCATATCGCCGCCGAAGGGTTTCGAAACGCCCGACCACCATTacggcaccagcagcagcagcagcagcacaccgaTGGCcgccagcagcaacggcagcggCAGCCTCAGCACACCGCCAGCCCGTGTTCGACCGCCCAAGTGCCCGGGAAGTACTAATGGGGCAGCGCCACCGCCAACAGCGCACAGCACCTCGACACTGCCCCACGGGGCGGGCCATGTgtcgcgcagcagcagccgccactCGCAAGGATCCTCCAGCGTCGGTGGAGTTGGTGGCCtgagcgtcagcagcagcaccagcaacggcTACCGCATGTCCCGCACGTCGTCGGCCGAGTTTTTGGACCAGCCGCGGGCCGCTAGCTACCGCGTGTCGACCCCGGTCAGCGTGATGAGCGAGCCGAACGCGGGCTCGAACGGGGGCAGCGCCTCCTGTCTGCACTGCAGCACACTGCGGCGCACGACCGGCGTCCACCAGACGACGCAAACGACCGGACCGATCAGTCCGCCGCCGAACGGGGGCCTGCCGGAGGGCGGTTGCCACTCGGTGCCGGCCAGCCCGGCCTCACTCACCTCACCCCAGCCACCAGCGGCGGCCGGCGGTGGGATCGTGTCGTCACCCCACgcacagcaccagcaccatctGCTTGCAGCACAGTATGGCCAGCaagcgcaacagcagcaccttcCACCGCAAGTTCAAGCCACAATCGCACAATCGCAACACTCCCAGACGTACGACACGGAGGGTGGGGTAGGCGCGTCCCCCCTGGACGGTGGCGCTACGATCCCCCGGAACGCGGCCAAGCATCAGTTTGGCCAGTCGGGCCCGGCGAGGAACGAGCCACCGTCGATGGAAAGTCTGCTcagtgccagcagcagccgatcGTTGTTGATGCAGCAACAGTACGCCCTACAGCAACCGCTCCCATCCCAGGTGGGTGGTCCCACTGCAAACCAGCAGCAAGCGGTGGCaccacagcaacaaccaccaccaccatcagcttCCTCCCTGCAGCCGCCGACCGCGTCTAGTGCGTCCGGCACGCCCGTAATGCCgcaaccagccagccaaccctcgcagcaacagcaatccGTACCACCGCCACAGCAACTGACCAGCCCCGCGGAGCCACACGCGTCGCAGCACCTACCGGCAGCGCCGGTCCCCTCGCCACAACCGACAGCACCGGCCGTACCGCCACCACCGACCCTCATGATGTCCTCCCAGCAACCGATGTCGTCCTCGCCGGCCTGCGTACCGTACGCCATGGCTGCGCACGTGCTACCGCCACCGCCGCAGCATGCCGCCGGATCGCTGAACGATTCGCCCGCTTCCACGCTGCAGCGCAGCAGCAATGCGCAGCTGCTGCGCATCCCGCAGAGCAATCTGTCGTGCAAGCAGCGCGCCAAGGAGTACGTGCGGCGCGAGACGGCCAAATTCTTCGGCGTGCCGATCCAGGACGAGGAGTACGAGCGGACCAAGTGGGAGGACCGGcagcggcggttcgcctgccgCCGGTTCGGCTCGCTGCGCGACGATTACGATGGGCGCGAGGTCATGGTTGGGCCGGGTCATCCTGGGGATGGCGGGGCGCATCACCATcctcaccaccatcaccatcaccatcaccatggGCATCAGCCGGGCGCACCGTTGCCACCGTCCGACCGGCCCGACATACTGCCCGCCCAGAGCCAGGACGAGCGGGAAACGGAGCTGAGCAGGCGGCAGCGTGCCAACCCGCACTACGCCTCCGCCCAGGACCGGCAGGGCGGGGACGTGTATCTGATACGGGCGGAGCGGAAACCCTCCGTACCGGCGGTCATTTGCAGCGGGTTGCGCTTCCTGGTGCAGAGCATTacgcggcggcggctgcgcACACAGCACCAGTGGTCGCGTAGCTTTGCGCCGGCCCACGTTGAGCTGACGGGGACGGATGGGGCCGACGGGTCGGAGGTGCACTGTGACGGGTTGGCTCCGCTGCAGGACGGGGAAGCATTTTTCGACACACCGACGGCACAGATCGGACCGGTGGAGCGGGCGGGcggccagcagctgcagcaggtgCACGACAACTCCCGCCAGCTGTTCGTGTCGGACGGGGATCGGGCGACGGGCAGTGGGATCATTAACGGGTGGCGAACCAAATCGGCGGAactgcaccatcaccaccagcagcagcagcagcagcagcagcagcaacaggcgGCAGCGGCTCAGGCCGGTCAGCAGGGCCAGCAAGGAGCGGTACTGCAGGAGCAGGCTGGCCACGGTGCGGCTGGCGGAATCTACGGACAGCGCATCTCGTCCCACATCCTGGACGGTGTGCTGGACAACTCGCTGCGGCCGGTGCGCAACCGGGTGAAGCTGCTGCGGCCGAACCTGCTCGACGAGCGGTACGACTATCGGCCGTTCTTCACCTACTGGATCAACACGGTGCAGATCGTGGTGATGATCCTGTCGCTGATCTGCTACGGCTTCGGTCCGATCGGGCTCGGTATGGAGTACCGGTCGGCTCAGGTGCTCGTCACGAGCTTAAGCTTGCAGCAG GTACACCATCAGGAACCGCGCAACATTTGGATCGGACTGCGGAGCGCGGACCTGATACATCTCGGCGCCAAGTACGGGGCGTGCATGCGGCGCGACACCAAGATACTGGACGTGGTGTCGCGGACCCGCAAGCACGAGCGGGAAACGGCCTGCTGCATACGGAACGACGATTCTGGCTGCGTGCAGAGCTCTCAGGCGGACTGCTCCATCCGGGGTTGGCCCTCG AAAACGATCGCCACGTGGAAGAAGTGGTCGCCGGGCGAATCTGGCCCGGGCGGCCGCATCTCCGGCAGTGTCTGCGGGCTCGACCCCAAGTACTGCGACGCTCCAGCCTCGATCGCACCGCACGAGTGGCCGGACGACATCACCAAGTGGCCGATCTGCCGGAAGAACAACCAGCTGTCGCAGCGGTTCCGCTTCAAGGATCACACCGCCGAACACATGGTGTGCGAGGTGATTGGCCACCCGTGCTGCATCGGCGTGTACGGCGAGTGCCGCATCACGACCAGAGAATACTGTGATTTTGTGCACGGGTACTTTCACGAGGAGGCGTCCCTTTGCTCGCAG GTCTCGTGCTTGAACGATGTGTGCGGCATGTTCCATTTCATGGCCGTCGACTACCCGGACCAGTTCTATCGGCTCTTCACGTCGCTTCTGCTGCACGCCGGACTCATCCATCTGATCGTCAGTGTCGCCTTCCAGCATCTGCTGTTGGCCGATCTGGAGCGCCTGATCGGGCCGCTGCGCACGGCCATCCTGTACATTGGGTCGGGCATTGCCGGGAATCTGACGAGCGCCATCTTTGTGCCGTACAAGGCGGAG GTCGGACCGCTACCGTCAATTGCGGGCGTGCTGGCATCGCTGATGCTGCAGCTCGTACTGTGCCACTGGAAGAGCTTGAAAAAACCACACCTAGCTATGATCAAATTGCTTACCCTCGGCTGCACCCTGTTCGGGCTGGGGACACTGCCACTGCAGCAGAACTTTACCGGGCTGATCGCCGGCCTGCTGACCGGTATAGCGCTCACGCTAGCATTTGTACCATTTGTGAACGTAACGAAACATAGTCGTAAGAGTAAG ATCAACCTCATCTGGACGTGCGTGACGCTACAGTTTGTGCTGTACGCGGTCATGTTCATCATTTTCTACGCCTTCCCGACGCTGTTCGAGTCGCTCAACTTTATCGACGGCAACCAGCTGCTGGACCCGAACGCGGGCCACGGCTACCACGACCATTACAGCCTGTACGATGGGTACAACAACTACAATCCgctcggtggcggtggcgctCCCACCGGTGGCCATACACCGGGCGGGGGCCAGCACAACCATGCGCACGGATCGGgcattggtggtggtggtggtggcaatgGTGGAAATCATATTATCGGTACGTACAACAACAATTACAAATCttccggcggcggcggcggtggcaatG